In a single window of the Armatimonadota bacterium genome:
- a CDS encoding metallophosphoesterase family protein produces MRILACADLHGRAERIARVRSLVAQHSPAVVLLPGDLTHAGFGKEALALLHDLPVPVLAVPGNMDAPFAAGEIRRAGGLAGAEPITIGGVTFGGPSVNGAVDVLVVHEPPRGTLDLVPTGRHIGSAQVLEMMTRLRPRVLTCGHVHESPGIVRVGPTLVVNCTMGDGKTQGALIEITAEEVGARLL; encoded by the coding sequence ATGCGCATTCTGGCCTGTGCCGATCTCCACGGGCGAGCGGAGCGGATCGCCCGCGTCCGGAGCCTCGTGGCGCAGCATTCGCCTGCGGTGGTCCTCCTGCCGGGGGATCTGACCCATGCCGGTTTCGGCAAGGAGGCCCTGGCCCTGTTGCACGATCTCCCCGTCCCGGTTCTGGCGGTGCCGGGCAACATGGATGCGCCCTTCGCCGCAGGCGAGATCCGGCGGGCCGGCGGACTGGCCGGCGCGGAGCCGATCACGATCGGAGGCGTCACCTTCGGCGGGCCGTCGGTGAACGGCGCGGTAGACGTGCTGGTGGTGCACGAGCCTCCCCGGGGCACGCTCGACCTCGTGCCCACCGGCCGGCACATCGGCTCGGCGCAGGTGCTGGAAATGATGACGCGCCTGCGCCCGCGGGTGCTGACCTGCGGGCATGTGCACGAGTCGCCCGGGATCGTGCGGGTTGGTCCCACCCTCGTCGTCAACTGCACGATGGGCGATGGGAAGACGCAGGGGGCGCTGATCGAGATCACCGCGGAGGAGGTCGGCGCGCGGCTGCTCTGA
- a CDS encoding anion permease has translation MLGLLAGLYLGWGVGANDAANTFGPQVGAGVVGFRAATVLTAVFAFAGAVIEGPKVFPILGSLTPLTLERSVIAALAAGLTVNILTAFGLPISTSHAIVGALAAQGLAAGRGIQTAALAKLSVAIVTAPLAAAVIANLLYRLLARTGARRFGTIIFYPGVVRAAGVVVGCYASYALGANNVGNAMAPFVAVGVVGPGVGAALGGAAIAAGALTFSHRVIMLVGKQITPLGPYSALVASAATAITAHLFTQVGVPVSTSQSIVGAVIGVGLSKGLAGIDRRMVWIIPAGWLISILASALVAAVLAGGSAALR, from the coding sequence ATGCTCGGCCTGCTGGCGGGGCTGTACCTGGGCTGGGGCGTGGGGGCCAACGATGCGGCCAACACCTTTGGACCCCAGGTGGGGGCGGGCGTGGTCGGCTTCCGCGCGGCGACCGTCCTCACCGCAGTCTTCGCCTTCGCCGGCGCCGTCATCGAGGGGCCGAAGGTGTTCCCCATCCTGGGCAGCCTGACCCCGCTGACGCTGGAGCGGAGCGTGATCGCAGCGCTGGCCGCAGGCCTGACCGTCAACATCCTCACCGCCTTCGGCCTGCCCATCTCGACCTCGCACGCCATCGTTGGAGCACTCGCGGCCCAGGGGCTGGCGGCGGGGAGGGGGATCCAGACGGCCGCCCTGGCCAAACTTAGCGTGGCCATCGTCACGGCCCCGCTGGCCGCCGCCGTGATCGCCAACCTCCTCTACCGCCTGCTGGCCAGGACGGGGGCCAGGAGGTTCGGCACAATCATCTTCTACCCCGGGGTCGTGCGCGCCGCGGGAGTGGTCGTGGGCTGTTATGCTTCCTACGCCCTGGGCGCAAACAACGTGGGCAACGCCATGGCCCCCTTTGTCGCCGTCGGGGTGGTCGGCCCCGGGGTGGGGGCGGCGCTGGGCGGGGCGGCCATCGCGGCGGGGGCGCTGACCTTCAGCCACCGGGTGATCATGCTCGTCGGCAAGCAGATCACCCCGCTGGGGCCCTACAGCGCGCTGGTGGCCTCGGCCGCCACCGCCATCACCGCCCATCTGTTCACCCAGGTCGGCGTCCCGGTCTCGACATCCCAGTCGATCGTCGGCGCGGTCATCGGGGTCGGCCTGTCCAAAGGACTCGCCGGGATTGACCGCCGGATGGTCTGGATCATCCCCGCCGGGTGGCTGATTTCCATCCTCGCCTCGGCGCTGGTCGCGGCGGTGCTGGCGGGGGGATCCGCCGCGCTGCGGTAG
- a CDS encoding DUF47 family protein: MDLGSGDRGWTAVARVMRFLFGTGREAQARTLLLEHLEKVGHCVARSRVVLEDYLAGRIEEAKTGAIEVDHLETDADNTRRAVIDLLYRGAFLPIVRPDLHDWVEHADLIADAAENTCDFLLGQRPEIPAEYAEPMRQIYQHTVEMFSVLQEAVVNFFAAADEGLIRDRLKTVGVIESTIDDIEWKLTRQIFTSPLAIGARIHLKGFLETLTEISDDIEDAGDRLEVLLLGLKI, translated from the coding sequence ATGGATCTGGGGAGCGGCGACAGGGGGTGGACGGCGGTGGCGCGCGTGATGCGGTTCCTGTTCGGTACGGGCCGGGAAGCGCAGGCCCGAACCCTGCTGCTGGAACACCTGGAGAAGGTGGGCCACTGCGTGGCCCGCTCACGGGTGGTCCTGGAGGATTACCTGGCCGGTCGCATCGAGGAGGCCAAGACCGGGGCCATCGAAGTGGACCACCTCGAAACCGACGCCGACAACACGCGGCGCGCGGTGATCGACCTGCTCTACCGCGGGGCCTTCCTGCCCATCGTCCGTCCCGACCTTCACGACTGGGTGGAGCATGCGGACCTGATCGCCGACGCCGCCGAAAACACCTGCGATTTCCTGCTCGGTCAGCGTCCGGAGATCCCCGCCGAATACGCGGAGCCGATGCGCCAGATTTATCAGCACACCGTCGAGATGTTTTCCGTCCTGCAGGAGGCGGTGGTCAACTTCTTCGCCGCCGCCGACGAGGGCCTGATCCGCGACCGCCTGAAGACCGTGGGAGTTATCGAGTCCACCATCGACGACATCGAGTGGAAGCTGACACGCCAGATTTTCACCTCCCCTCTGGCGATCGGGGCGCGCATCCACCTGAAGGGTTTTCTGGAGACTTTGACTGAGATCTCGGACGACATCGAGGACGCCGGCGACCGGCTCGAAGTGCTCCTCCTCGGCCTGAAGATCTGA
- a CDS encoding ABC transporter permease, translating into MAGEWILNTIVRGIALGTPLLWAALGEVYAERSGVVNLGVEGMMVLGAFAAFALAQASGLPYLGLLLAAGVGALAALLHAFVVITLRANQYVSGLALTMLGLGLSALLGRRWEGLPLLNTLPEISPLTYGGLLLAGMLWLVLYHTRWGIILRSTGESPAAVDTMGLNVFLVRYLAVVFGGALAGVGGGLLSVAYRPSWTEGMTVGLGWIAIAITIFASWDPLRAATGAFLFGALFHLSFRLQTWVAPEPLQMMPFAVTILVLAVVTRRGGAQGVPEALGIPYTRGES; encoded by the coding sequence ATGGCCGGCGAGTGGATCCTCAACACGATCGTGCGCGGGATCGCCCTGGGCACGCCCCTGCTCTGGGCGGCGCTGGGGGAGGTCTACGCGGAACGCTCCGGGGTGGTCAACCTCGGGGTCGAAGGGATGATGGTCCTCGGCGCCTTCGCCGCCTTCGCCCTGGCCCAGGCCAGCGGGCTTCCCTACCTGGGTCTGCTGCTCGCCGCAGGCGTGGGGGCGCTGGCCGCCCTGCTGCACGCCTTCGTCGTGATCACCCTTCGGGCCAACCAGTACGTCTCCGGTCTAGCCCTGACGATGCTCGGCCTGGGCCTCTCCGCCCTGCTGGGACGGCGCTGGGAGGGGCTGCCGCTGCTGAACACGCTGCCGGAGATTTCCCCGCTCACCTACGGCGGCCTGCTGCTGGCCGGGATGCTGTGGCTCGTCCTGTATCACACGCGCTGGGGCATCATCCTCCGCTCCACGGGGGAGTCGCCGGCCGCCGTGGACACCATGGGGTTGAACGTCTTCTTGGTGCGCTACTTGGCCGTCGTCTTCGGCGGCGCCCTGGCCGGCGTGGGCGGAGGCCTGCTCTCCGTGGCCTACCGGCCGTCGTGGACGGAGGGGATGACCGTGGGGTTGGGCTGGATCGCCATCGCCATCACGATCTTCGCCTCCTGGGATCCGCTGCGGGCCGCGACCGGCGCCTTCCTGTTCGGGGCGCTGTTCCACCTCTCGTTTCGCCTCCAGACCTGGGTGGCTCCGGAACCGCTGCAGATGATGCCCTTCGCCGTCACCATCCTGGTGCTGGCTGTGGTCACCCGGCGGGGCGGCGCCCAGGGCGTCCCGGAGGCGCTGGGGATCCCCTACACGCGCGGAGAATCTTGA
- a CDS encoding NADH-ubiquinone oxidoreductase-F iron-sulfur binding region domain-containing protein: MSRGARRPVESFYHLRDLSLDGRACQGTACFVARHLNAARWAAATSGIARVYCLGKCYLAPAANEDSLRPRIEARAPQTIVLERLVEGGATTLASYTAGGGYAALEAALRQPPVEVVQAVERADLRGRGGAGFPTGRKWRAVAAEPGSVKYVVANADEGDPGAYIDRFILEEDPFCLIEAMTIAGHATGARRGYIYLRKEYPQAREVLVRALDEARRAGLLGDRILGSPFSFEVELVLGQGSYVCGEETALLNAIEGKRPEVRTRPPYPATSGLFGRPTLVNNVETLASIPWIVRHGPEAYRRLGFSRSRGTKVVSLNSLFRRPGLYEIEFGVSVRHIVEELGGGLTTGPVRGVIIGGPLAGVLPPEQFDTPFGFEELRAAGAAVGHGGVVAFDGHTSILELVHHVFRFAAFESCGKCTPCRVGSAAVERMLAEGMQGRLPAAARAEFEAIVPALRQTSLCGHGIGLGEFVESIVRYYGKDVASWFGSR; encoded by the coding sequence GTGAGCCGCGGCGCCCGCCGGCCCGTCGAGTCCTTCTATCACCTGCGAGACCTCTCGCTCGACGGTCGGGCCTGCCAGGGCACGGCCTGTTTCGTGGCCCGGCACCTCAATGCCGCCCGGTGGGCCGCGGCCACCTCCGGGATCGCACGGGTCTATTGCCTGGGCAAGTGCTACCTGGCCCCCGCCGCGAACGAGGACAGCCTGCGGCCGCGGATCGAAGCCCGGGCCCCGCAGACGATTGTCCTGGAGCGCCTCGTCGAGGGCGGGGCGACGACGCTGGCCTCCTACACCGCCGGGGGCGGCTACGCCGCGCTGGAGGCGGCGCTGCGACAGCCTCCCGTGGAGGTGGTGCAGGCGGTGGAACGCGCGGACCTGCGCGGCCGCGGCGGCGCCGGCTTTCCGACGGGAAGGAAGTGGCGTGCCGTCGCGGCGGAGCCCGGGTCCGTCAAGTACGTCGTGGCCAACGCCGATGAGGGCGATCCGGGCGCCTATATCGACCGGTTCATCCTCGAGGAGGATCCCTTCTGCCTGATCGAAGCGATGACCATCGCCGGGCACGCCACCGGCGCGCGTCGGGGCTACATCTACCTGCGCAAGGAATATCCTCAGGCCCGCGAAGTTCTCGTCAGGGCGCTCGACGAGGCGCGGCGCGCCGGGCTGCTCGGGGACCGGATTCTGGGCTCGCCGTTCTCCTTCGAGGTGGAGCTCGTCCTCGGCCAGGGGAGCTACGTCTGCGGGGAAGAGACGGCCCTGCTGAACGCGATCGAGGGGAAACGGCCGGAAGTCCGCACGCGTCCGCCCTATCCCGCCACCTCCGGTCTCTTTGGCCGTCCCACGCTCGTCAACAACGTGGAGACGCTGGCCAGCATCCCCTGGATCGTCCGCCACGGCCCCGAGGCCTATCGGCGCCTGGGATTCTCGCGCAGCCGCGGCACGAAGGTCGTCTCGCTCAACTCCCTGTTCCGGCGGCCGGGACTGTACGAAATCGAGTTCGGGGTCTCGGTGCGCCACATCGTCGAGGAACTGGGGGGCGGGTTGACGACCGGGCCGGTCCGCGGCGTCATCATCGGCGGCCCGCTGGCCGGGGTGCTCCCGCCGGAGCAGTTCGACACGCCCTTCGGCTTCGAGGAACTGCGGGCGGCCGGCGCGGCCGTGGGGCACGGGGGCGTGGTGGCCTTCGACGGCCACACCTCGATCCTGGAGCTCGTCCACCACGTCTTCCGCTTCGCGGCCTTTGAGTCCTGCGGCAAGTGCACGCCCTGCCGGGTGGGCTCCGCCGCGGTGGAGCGCATGCTGGCAGAGGGGATGCAGGGCCGCCTGCCGGCGGCGGCGCGTGCCGAGTTCGAGGCGATCGTCCCGGCGCTGCGCCAGACCAGCCTGTGCGGCCACGGAATCGGGCTGGGGGAGTTCGTCGAGAGCATCGTGCGCTACTACGGAAAGGATGTGGCCTCGTGGTTCGGGTCACGGTAA
- a CDS encoding molybdenum cofactor guanylyltransferase → MPAPMADVSGIILAGGRSRRLGRDKRDVIVGGVALLDRAVALCAPLVDGLLIVAREAGPPRRGVPVVADEISDRGPMAGVLTGLRRSRHPRMLVIPVDMPLLTAEFLRFLIRIAPEAEITVPRWERGIEPLVAVYTRSCLGPLADALARGATALHAFIQSAGRSVRFVDASEIAPFGRPERLFFNINTAEEVAAAEAMLAEEIRPSRSAPP, encoded by the coding sequence GTGCCTGCCCCCATGGCAGACGTCTCTGGCATCATCCTGGCCGGGGGACGGAGCCGCCGCCTGGGCCGGGACAAGCGCGACGTCATCGTGGGCGGCGTGGCGCTGCTGGATCGGGCCGTAGCCCTGTGCGCGCCGCTCGTCGACGGGCTCCTGATCGTGGCCCGCGAGGCCGGTCCGCCCCGCCGCGGCGTCCCCGTCGTCGCCGACGAGATATCCGATCGCGGGCCGATGGCCGGCGTGCTGACCGGCCTGCGCCGCAGCCGGCACCCCAGGATGCTGGTCATCCCGGTGGACATGCCGCTGCTGACGGCGGAGTTTCTGCGCTTTCTGATCCGGATCGCCCCCGAGGCCGAGATCACCGTCCCCAGGTGGGAGCGGGGGATCGAACCGCTCGTCGCGGTCTACACGCGGTCCTGTCTCGGCCCGCTCGCCGACGCCCTGGCCCGCGGCGCGACCGCCCTGCACGCCTTCATCCAGTCCGCGGGCCGCTCCGTGCGGTTCGTGGACGCCTCGGAGATCGCACCCTTCGGCCGGCCGGAACGGCTGTTCTTCAACATCAACACGGCGGAGGAGGTCGCCGCGGCGGAGGCGATGCTGGCGGAGGAGATCAGGCCTTCGCGATCTGCACCGCCGTGA
- a CDS encoding endonuclease V translates to MEPWPATSEELEEVQRELAALAPPPWRPPEDHWSAAGCFVCFVRGTRGPGSAGDRGWAAAALVRGDEVVVGPVIRQLAGYAYIPGLLALRQGPLLEAAVRALPGRPDVLLVDATGRDHPRRAGLALHLGARLDLPSVGVTHRPLLADGPPPADDDGATTPLCIGDEVVASWVRPRRGLRPLVAHAAWRTSAEVAAAVVLALGRGRRTPEPLRAARRAARAARAHDER, encoded by the coding sequence ATGGAGCCCTGGCCGGCCACGTCGGAGGAACTGGAAGAGGTGCAGCGGGAGCTGGCCGCGCTCGCGCCGCCGCCCTGGCGGCCTCCGGAAGACCACTGGTCAGCGGCGGGATGCTTCGTCTGCTTCGTCCGCGGCACCCGCGGCCCGGGGTCGGCAGGCGATCGCGGCTGGGCGGCGGCGGCCCTGGTGCGGGGCGACGAGGTCGTCGTGGGGCCCGTCATCCGGCAGCTGGCGGGATATGCCTACATTCCGGGACTGCTGGCGTTACGCCAGGGGCCCCTGCTGGAAGCGGCGGTGCGCGCCCTCCCCGGGCGGCCCGACGTCCTCCTCGTCGACGCCACCGGCCGCGACCATCCCCGCCGGGCCGGCCTGGCCCTGCACCTGGGAGCGCGCCTGGACCTGCCGTCGGTGGGGGTGACACACCGGCCGCTGCTGGCCGACGGCCCCCCGCCCGCCGACGACGACGGAGCGACAACTCCGCTGTGCATCGGCGACGAAGTCGTGGCCTCCTGGGTGCGCCCGCGGCGCGGCCTCCGCCCCCTCGTCGCCCACGCCGCGTGGCGCACCAGCGCCGAGGTCGCCGCCGCCGTCGTCCTCGCGCTGGGGCGCGGGCGAAGAACCCCCGAGCCTCTGCGCGCGGCCCGGCGGGCGGCGCGCGCCGCACGCGCGCATGACGAGCGCTGA
- a CDS encoding BMP family ABC transporter substrate-binding protein, which yields MRVLRALLVVVVILTFAASGGAQAKLKVGFIYVGPIGDYGWTHAHDQGRKIAEKQLPIETLYVESVPEAQVEPFIDKLIQQGARVVLTTSFGFMDGTLAMAKRYPNIIFGHASGFKRNHNMFTYMADFYQVYYLNGLMAGALTRSGKVGYVGAFPIPEVKRHMGAFALGVRAVNPRATVHVRWLFSWFDPAKAKEATEALIAEGVDVFAFTEDSPTVVQVASKRNLPSFGHYSPMQRFAPRHVVSGQLVHWERIYIDFLSKVLAGRYTAENLQNVDYWWLLAEKAVELGGDFGVPVNPVWIPKLQAVKVQTREFGQISVYDLVNRRLAQMSRTPVAFDPFTGPIRDRKGRLVVPAGKTMTVAELTTMEWAAPGIVGPWPKEP from the coding sequence ATGCGAGTGCTCAGAGCGTTGCTCGTCGTGGTGGTGATCCTCACCTTCGCCGCATCCGGGGGGGCTCAGGCGAAGCTGAAGGTGGGCTTCATCTACGTCGGACCGATCGGCGACTACGGCTGGACGCACGCCCACGACCAGGGCCGGAAGATCGCCGAAAAACAGCTGCCCATCGAAACGCTCTACGTCGAATCGGTGCCTGAGGCGCAGGTCGAGCCCTTCATCGACAAGCTGATCCAGCAGGGCGCCCGGGTCGTGCTGACGACCAGCTTCGGCTTCATGGACGGCACCCTGGCCATGGCCAAGCGCTACCCCAACATCATCTTCGGCCACGCCAGCGGGTTCAAGCGCAACCACAATATGTTCACCTACATGGCCGACTTCTACCAGGTCTACTACCTGAACGGGCTGATGGCCGGCGCGCTGACCCGAAGCGGCAAGGTAGGGTACGTGGGGGCCTTCCCCATCCCCGAGGTCAAACGGCACATGGGCGCCTTCGCCCTGGGCGTGCGGGCCGTCAATCCCCGGGCCACCGTGCATGTCCGCTGGCTGTTCTCCTGGTTCGACCCGGCGAAGGCCAAGGAGGCCACCGAGGCGCTGATCGCCGAGGGCGTCGACGTCTTCGCCTTCACGGAAGACTCGCCCACCGTGGTGCAGGTCGCCAGCAAGCGCAACCTTCCCAGCTTCGGCCACTACTCGCCGATGCAACGCTTCGCCCCGCGCCACGTCGTCTCGGGACAGCTGGTGCACTGGGAGCGCATCTACATCGACTTCCTCTCCAAGGTGCTGGCCGGCAGATACACCGCGGAGAACCTGCAGAACGTCGACTACTGGTGGCTGCTGGCGGAGAAGGCGGTGGAACTCGGCGGCGACTTCGGCGTGCCCGTCAACCCCGTCTGGATCCCGAAACTGCAGGCGGTGAAGGTGCAGACCCGGGAGTTCGGCCAGATCTCCGTCTACGACCTGGTGAACCGCCGCCTGGCGCAGATGTCGAGGACGCCGGTGGCCTTCGACCCCTTCACCGGACCGATCCGGGACCGCAAGGGGCGCCTGGTGGTCCCGGCGGGGAAGACGATGACCGTCGCGGAACTGACCACGATGGAATGGGCCGCGCCGGGTATCGTCGGTCCCTGGCCCAAGGAACCGTAA
- the fdhF gene encoding formate dehydrogenase subunit alpha, translated as MVRVTVNGRTCEFRDGLTVLAALESIGVHVPQVCFDPRLAPYGGCRLCAVKIDGFPRPPTACTTPLADGMVIESHAPEVESLRRSLLRMLARRYPRDAVLRDPDKEFHRYLRAYGLTDELPGSVAPEVDESHPYLRVDMAQCISCYRCVRICEEVQGQFVWQVWERGDRSKIVPDSGGAFADSTCVSCGACVDTCPTGALEDRSVLAEGAPTTWTRTTCPYCGVGCELLAGTRNGRLVQVKPVLEAPVNKGHLCVKGRYAFTFVHAPDRITTPLIREGARWRETSWDEAISFAARRLREIAAQHGPPSVGVLGSARATNEENYLAQKFARVVLQTNNVDCCARVCHAPSAAALRAMLGTGAATSSFDDIERARTILLCGTNATENHPIVGARIKQAVLRGARLIVIDPRRIELADYADYHLQLRPGTNVPLLNAMAAAVLEEGLADEAFLALRADGVEAYREFIRTYAPERVADLCGVEARSIRDAARLYATEKPSLMFHGLGVTEHTQGTEGVMCLANLALLTGNVGRPGTGINPLRGQNNVQGAAHMGCEPDNLTGFVPVADGRALFEQVWGAPIPAAGGLNAMQMLDAARAGAFRALWVIGWDVLLTNPDAGTTEQAFAAMDLVIVQDLFLQETARRYGTVFFPCASSFEKDGTFMNSERRVQRIRQALPPVGQSRPDWQILCAVAAAMGKGEHFAFRSAEEIWNEIRRVWPAGAGISFARLEQGGLQWPCPSEDHPGTPLLHGRGFPIGARATLRRIAYRPTPEAPSAEFPFVLITGRNLYQFNAGTMTARTANSELRPSDVLDLHPEDARALGLRDGERAAVRSRYGAAVLPVRLTTAVGPGVVFATFHTAEIFLNRVTGPHRDPQTATPEYKVTAVQIAKA; from the coding sequence GTGGTTCGGGTCACGGTAAACGGTCGGACCTGCGAGTTCCGGGACGGTCTGACCGTGCTGGCTGCGCTGGAGTCCATCGGCGTCCACGTTCCGCAGGTGTGTTTTGATCCCCGGCTCGCGCCCTACGGGGGGTGCCGGCTCTGCGCGGTGAAGATCGACGGCTTCCCGCGCCCCCCGACGGCCTGCACCACGCCGCTCGCCGACGGCATGGTGATCGAGAGCCACGCGCCGGAAGTGGAGTCGCTGCGCCGCAGCCTCCTGCGGATGCTGGCCCGCCGGTACCCTCGGGACGCCGTCCTGCGGGATCCGGACAAGGAGTTCCATCGCTACCTGCGAGCCTACGGGCTCACGGACGAGCTGCCCGGGTCTGTGGCCCCTGAGGTGGACGAGTCACACCCGTATCTCCGGGTGGACATGGCGCAGTGTATTTCGTGCTACCGCTGTGTGCGGATCTGCGAGGAGGTGCAGGGGCAGTTCGTCTGGCAGGTGTGGGAGCGTGGAGACCGCAGTAAGATCGTCCCCGACTCCGGCGGCGCCTTCGCCGACAGCACCTGCGTGAGCTGCGGGGCCTGCGTCGATACCTGTCCGACCGGGGCCCTTGAGGACCGGTCGGTGCTGGCCGAGGGCGCGCCGACGACGTGGACCCGGACGACCTGCCCCTATTGCGGTGTGGGCTGCGAGCTGCTCGCCGGCACGCGGAATGGCCGTCTCGTCCAGGTGAAACCCGTCCTGGAGGCGCCGGTGAACAAGGGGCATCTGTGCGTGAAAGGGCGCTATGCCTTCACCTTCGTGCACGCGCCGGACCGGATCACCACACCGCTGATTCGAGAGGGTGCGCGCTGGCGCGAGACCTCGTGGGATGAGGCGATCTCCTTTGCCGCCCGGCGGCTGCGGGAGATCGCGGCGCAGCACGGCCCGCCAAGCGTCGGGGTGCTGGGGTCGGCGCGCGCCACCAACGAGGAGAACTACCTGGCCCAGAAGTTCGCGCGGGTCGTGCTGCAGACCAACAACGTGGACTGCTGCGCCCGCGTCTGCCACGCGCCCAGCGCCGCGGCCCTCCGGGCGATGCTGGGCACGGGGGCGGCCACCTCCTCCTTCGACGACATTGAGCGCGCCCGAACGATCCTGCTCTGCGGGACCAACGCCACCGAGAACCACCCCATCGTGGGCGCGCGCATCAAGCAGGCCGTGTTGCGCGGCGCCCGGCTGATCGTGATCGACCCGCGCCGGATCGAGCTGGCCGACTACGCCGATTACCACCTGCAGCTGCGGCCGGGCACGAACGTGCCGCTGCTCAACGCCATGGCCGCCGCCGTCCTGGAAGAGGGGCTGGCCGACGAGGCCTTCCTGGCGCTGCGGGCCGACGGCGTGGAGGCCTACCGGGAGTTCATCCGGACCTACGCGCCGGAGCGGGTGGCGGACCTGTGCGGCGTCGAGGCGCGGTCCATCCGGGACGCCGCGCGCCTGTATGCGACCGAGAAGCCGTCGCTCATGTTTCACGGGCTGGGCGTCACCGAGCACACGCAGGGCACGGAGGGTGTGATGTGCCTGGCGAATCTGGCCCTGCTCACCGGCAACGTCGGCCGGCCCGGCACGGGGATCAATCCGCTGCGGGGGCAGAACAACGTGCAGGGCGCGGCCCATATGGGCTGCGAGCCGGACAACCTGACCGGGTTCGTGCCGGTCGCGGACGGCCGGGCGCTGTTCGAGCAGGTCTGGGGGGCGCCGATCCCCGCGGCCGGAGGCCTGAACGCGATGCAGATGCTGGACGCCGCCCGGGCCGGCGCGTTCCGGGCGCTGTGGGTCATCGGCTGGGACGTCCTCCTCACCAATCCCGACGCCGGGACGACGGAGCAGGCCTTCGCCGCGATGGACCTGGTCATCGTCCAGGACCTTTTCCTCCAGGAGACGGCCCGCCGGTACGGCACGGTCTTCTTCCCCTGCGCCTCGTCGTTCGAGAAGGACGGCACGTTCATGAACTCGGAACGGCGCGTGCAGCGGATCCGGCAGGCGCTGCCGCCGGTCGGCCAGTCCCGGCCCGACTGGCAGATCCTCTGCGCCGTGGCCGCGGCGATGGGGAAGGGGGAGCACTTTGCCTTTCGGTCCGCCGAGGAGATCTGGAATGAGATCCGCAGGGTCTGGCCCGCCGGCGCCGGCATCTCCTTTGCCCGGCTGGAGCAGGGCGGGTTGCAGTGGCCGTGCCCTTCGGAGGACCATCCCGGCACGCCCCTGCTCCACGGCCGGGGTTTCCCGATCGGGGCGCGGGCGACGCTGCGCCGCATCGCGTACCGGCCGACCCCCGAAGCGCCGAGCGCGGAGTTCCCCTTTGTGCTGATCACCGGCCGGAATCTCTATCAATTCAACGCCGGCACGATGACCGCCCGTACGGCCAACAGCGAGCTGCGTCCCTCCGACGTGCTGGATCTCCACCCGGAGGACGCCCGGGCGCTGGGGCTGCGGGACGGCGAGCGGGCCGCGGTCCGCAGCCGCTACGGCGCCGCCGTCCTCCCCGTACGCCTGACCACGGCCGTCGGACCGGGTGTGGTCTTCGCCACCTTTCACACGGCGGAGATCTTCCTGAACCGCGTCACCGGCCCGCACCGCGATCCCCAGACCGCCACCCCGGAGTACAAAGTCACGGCGGTGCAGATCGCGAAGGCCTGA
- a CDS encoding FmdE family protein, with translation MALLQEILARSASQHRHLCPRQVLGARIGLAAAEALGVSLPPPRRRLYVFVETDGCFADGIAAATGCTLGHRTMRLVDLGRVAATVVDLRTRRAVRAAPRPQIRQRALEVSPGARSGWHAQLDAYQRLPVEELLTVRPVALTVALDDLLGRASARVTCAGCEEEVINGREVVVNGRILCRACAGDTYYHEEIA, from the coding sequence ATGGCACTGTTACAGGAGATCCTCGCTCGGTCGGCCTCCCAACATCGGCACCTCTGCCCCCGTCAGGTGCTCGGCGCGCGGATCGGGCTGGCCGCGGCAGAGGCGCTGGGGGTGTCACTGCCGCCGCCGCGCCGGCGCCTGTATGTCTTCGTGGAGACCGACGGCTGCTTCGCGGACGGGATCGCGGCGGCGACCGGCTGCACCCTCGGCCATCGGACGATGCGCCTGGTAGACCTCGGCCGGGTGGCGGCGACGGTGGTCGATCTGCGCACCCGGCGGGCGGTGCGCGCCGCCCCGCGCCCGCAGATCCGCCAGCGGGCCCTGGAGGTGTCGCCGGGGGCGCGCAGCGGCTGGCACGCTCAACTGGACGCCTACCAGCGCCTGCCGGTGGAGGAGTTACTCACGGTACGACCGGTGGCCCTCACGGTCGCGCTGGACGACCTCCTCGGCCGGGCCAGCGCACGGGTGACATGCGCGGGGTGCGAAGAGGAGGTCATCAACGGGCGTGAAGTCGTCGTAAACGGTCGGATCCTGTGCCGGGCCTGCGCCGGGGACACCTACTACCACGAGGAGATCGCGTGA